The following coding sequences are from one Bifidobacterium sp. window:
- a CDS encoding low molecular weight phosphatase family protein — protein sequence MLILFVCTGNICRSPIGELLAKRYLAASSINISSAGTHGLANHRIDPSSEKLLTRAGIDSQAFRSKRLTAELATSADLIFCFEKIQRQEIALLAPSMSKRIFLLGDFANIAVYCANSNMVRGLTVADRLESVIATAPLIQGLLPSADDIEDPHRKSFDVFERAADQTNKALRTILLSLKKHPAVVPELQIA from the coding sequence ATGCTGATTTTGTTTGTATGCACAGGGAACATTTGCCGCTCTCCAATCGGGGAGCTCCTGGCTAAACGCTATCTAGCAGCCTCTTCTATTAACATTTCTAGCGCTGGAACTCATGGTCTTGCCAACCATCGCATCGACCCGTCAAGCGAGAAATTACTCACTAGAGCAGGCATTGACTCACAAGCTTTCCGGTCGAAACGATTGACCGCTGAACTGGCAACTTCTGCTGATCTCATTTTCTGTTTTGAGAAAATTCAACGTCAAGAAATTGCTCTCCTGGCTCCTTCAATGTCTAAACGCATTTTTTTGCTGGGAGATTTCGCTAATATCGCGGTGTACTGCGCCAATAGCAATATGGTGCGCGGACTCACTGTTGCTGACCGCTTAGAATCTGTTATCGCTACTGCACCTTTGATTCAAGGGTTGCTGCCAAGCGCTGATGATATTGAAGATCCGCATCGCAAAAGCTTTGATGTTTTTGAACGTGCAGCGGATCAAACGAATAAGGCTCTACGAACTATACTGCTGAGCTTAAAAAAGCATCCCGCTGTGGTTCCTGAACTGCAAATCGCCTAG
- a CDS encoding DUF4012 domain-containing protein — translation MSNATDGVYEANPDAYARHSRHNSGQHSRGRKPRHTVRNVIVTILLLLLVLAGVAGFMGYKLYREAQEVKAHEQRAMTLLSSVQNVDQLQDSQAIASILPQLQSETSSAKKITDGRLWKIASSLPVYGDDITTVRGMASAVDSLSTEALPKLSETLTTMLSSKLSSGDGNVNLQPIVDAQQGFNAANTSLQSELKTLKALPEPHLSQIQEPYDLAVQQFTSVSDKIDQVNSLIQVLPKFLGQNGSRNYLIVAQTTSEARSSGGLIGSLGTFTADNGSITIGSFHPNTEFINIGGGNANADEENVFKAPLDLAFDIRDLASFPDFSRTATTVNSVWQRSAYASTTDGVMMIDPVFVQEMIKLGGNVSLPNGQQLTGDNTAEFLLNGIYKTVPVAQQDAYFEYAASTAMNNIFSNMTAKKMISMAQSFTNLASQRHLYLYSFHKDDAASFQGAGLAKETPSSETEPEVGIYLNQNNPSKLDWYLHRNTTITRNSCNADGSQSYHVEFTANNTITQSDLATGNSYILGGVNGIGSAGTSVEKILFYAPLGGSISNFTVSGNAEKPDQASMNGKKLWTSVATIAPGKSVTYAYDVNTSSKATTDLKLDQTPMGWTDQGVTYDTKACAIK, via the coding sequence ATGAGTAATGCTACAGACGGCGTCTACGAAGCAAATCCAGACGCATATGCTCGTCACTCAAGACATAACTCTGGTCAGCATAGCCGCGGACGCAAGCCACGGCACACGGTGCGCAATGTCATAGTCACCATACTGTTACTACTACTCGTACTGGCAGGCGTAGCCGGATTTATGGGATACAAGCTGTACCGAGAAGCTCAAGAGGTCAAGGCACACGAGCAGCGTGCGATGACTCTACTGTCAAGTGTGCAGAATGTCGATCAACTGCAAGACTCTCAAGCAATTGCTTCAATCCTTCCTCAGCTGCAGTCCGAGACGTCATCAGCGAAGAAGATTACAGACGGCAGATTATGGAAGATAGCATCCTCTCTGCCGGTTTATGGAGACGACATCACCACAGTCCGAGGAATGGCCAGCGCAGTTGATTCGCTGTCTACCGAAGCTCTGCCAAAACTGTCAGAAACTTTAACCACTATGCTGTCGTCAAAGTTGAGCTCAGGGGATGGGAACGTCAATCTGCAGCCTATTGTTGATGCTCAACAAGGTTTTAATGCTGCTAACACCTCTTTACAGTCTGAACTGAAAACTTTGAAGGCTCTACCAGAACCGCATCTCAGCCAGATACAAGAACCCTATGATCTTGCAGTGCAGCAATTCACATCGGTTTCAGACAAGATCGACCAGGTGAACAGCCTGATTCAAGTGTTACCGAAGTTTCTCGGGCAAAATGGTTCTCGCAATTATTTGATTGTGGCACAGACAACTTCTGAGGCGCGTTCAAGCGGGGGGTTGATTGGTTCTCTTGGTACTTTTACCGCAGATAACGGTTCAATAACCATTGGCTCTTTTCATCCAAATACTGAATTCATCAATATTGGCGGTGGCAATGCCAACGCCGATGAGGAAAATGTATTTAAGGCTCCTTTGGACTTGGCATTCGATATCCGCGATCTTGCCTCATTCCCTGATTTCTCGCGCACAGCTACAACCGTCAATTCGGTTTGGCAGCGATCCGCTTATGCCAGCACCACAGATGGGGTGATGATGATTGACCCCGTATTCGTGCAAGAGATGATTAAGCTCGGCGGCAATGTTTCACTACCGAATGGCCAACAGCTTACCGGTGATAATACTGCCGAATTCCTGCTCAATGGGATTTATAAAACTGTGCCCGTTGCCCAGCAGGATGCATATTTTGAGTATGCTGCTTCAACTGCAATGAACAACATATTTTCTAATATGACAGCCAAGAAGATGATAAGTATGGCACAATCATTTACCAACTTGGCGAGCCAGCGGCATCTGTACCTGTATTCCTTCCACAAGGATGATGCTGCGTCCTTCCAAGGGGCGGGGCTCGCAAAAGAAACTCCGAGTAGTGAAACAGAGCCAGAGGTTGGTATCTATCTCAACCAAAACAATCCTTCTAAGCTTGATTGGTATCTACATCGCAACACCACGATTACACGGAACAGCTGCAATGCTGATGGTTCGCAGAGCTATCATGTGGAATTCACTGCTAATAACACCATCACTCAAAGTGATCTAGCTACCGGCAATTCTTACATCCTAGGTGGAGTCAACGGCATCGGCTCCGCTGGTACATCAGTTGAAAAAATTCTCTTCTATGCTCCTCTTGGTGGCAGTATCTCGAATTTCACAGTGTCCGGTAACGCTGAAAAGCCCGACCAAGCCTCTATGAATGGAAAGAAACTATGGACGAGTGTCGCTACCATTGCACCAGGCAAGTCTGTAACCTATGCATATGATGTAAACACCTCTTCCAAGGCGACAACAGATTTGAAACTTGATCAGACCCCGATGGGATGGACGGACCAAGGGGTAACTTATGACACCAAGGCGTGTGCCATTAAGTAA